From Salvelinus namaycush isolate Seneca chromosome 24, SaNama_1.0, whole genome shotgun sequence, one genomic window encodes:
- the clvs2 gene encoding clavesin-2 — protein sequence MTHLQSGLSPETLEKAKVELKENPDTAHQDIQEVRDMIITRPDIGFLRTDDAFILRFLRARKFNHFEAFRLLAQYFEYRQQNLDMFKNLKATDPGIKQALKDGFPGVLTNLDRYGRKILILFAANWDQSRYTFVDILRAILLSLESMIEDPELQVNGFVLIIDWSNFTFKQASKLTPSMLRLAIEGLQDSFPARFGGIHFVNQPWYIHALYTVIRPFLKDKTRKRIFMHGNNLNSLHQLMHPEILPSELGGMMPPYDMGTWARTLLDHAYDEETEYCPESYNLSVKDLEKDLSPKAMKRSQSVVEPGVLKRPEKVKSEEENMQPLLSLD from the exons ATGACTCACTTACAATCCGGCTTGTCCCCAGAAACACTGGAGAAAGCCAAGGTGGAGTTAAAGGAGAACCCTGACACTGCACATCAGGACATTCAGGAGGTGAGGGACATGATTATCACGCGCCCAGACATTGGCTTTCTTAGGACCGACGATGCTTTCATCCTACGCTTTCTCAGAGCTCGGAAATTTAACCATTTCGAGGCGTTCCGCCTCTTGGCCCAGTATTTTGAGTATCGTCAGCAAAATCTGGATATGTTCAAAAACCTCAAAGCAACCGATCCGGGCATCAAGCAAGCTCTCAAAGACGGATTTCCGGGGGTGTTGACCAACTTGGACAGATATGGCAGGAAAATACTGATTCTCTTCGCTGCTAACTGGGACCAGAGCAG GTATACATTTGTGGACATACTGCGAGCTATTCTGTTGTCGCTGGAGTCCATGATCGAAGATCCAGAGTTACAGGTGAATGGATTTGTCCTGATCATCGACTGGAGCAACTTCACATTCAAGCAAGCCTCCAAACTAACACCGAGTATGCTGAGACTGGCCATAGAAGGTCTACAG GACAGCTTCCCTGCCAGGTTCGGAGGAATCCATTTTGTGAACCAGCCTTGGTACATCCACGCCCTTTACACCGTCATACGCCCCTTTCTGAAGGACAAGACGCGGAAACGG ATCTTCATGCATGGGAACAACTTGAACAGCCTTCACCAGCTCATGCACCCTGAGATCCTGCCCTCTGAGCTGGGTGGGATGATGCCCCCCTACGACATGGGCACCTGGGCCCGCACCCTTCTGGACCACGCCTATGACGAGGAGACCGAGTATTGCCCCGAGTCCTACAACCTGTCTGTCAAAGACCTGGAGAAAGACCTGTCTCCCAAAGCCATGAAGAG GTCCCAGTCGGTGGTGGAGCCCGGAGTGCTTAAACGGCCAGAAAAAGTGAAGAGCGAGGAGGAGAACATGCAGCCGCTGCTCTCGCTGGACTAA